The nucleotide sequence CCCGAAGTTACGGGGCCATTTTGCCGAGTTCCTTAGCAAGAGTTATCCCGCGCACCTTAGGATTCTCTCCTCGCCTACCTGTGTCGGTTTGCGGTACGGGCACCTTGTTCCTCGCTAGACGCTTTTCTTGGCAGTGTGAAATCAGGGACTTCGGTACTAAAATTTCCCTCGCCATCACAGCTCATGCTTAACGGTGTGCGGATTTGCCTACACACCACACTCACTGCTTGGACGGCCATCCAGTAGGCCGCTCACCCTATCCTCCTGCGTCACGCCATTGCTCAAGCGGAACAGAGGTGGTACAGGAATATCAACCTGTTGTCCATCGCCTACGCCTTTCGGCCTCAGCTTAGGTCCCGACTAACCCTGGGAGGACGAGCCTTCCCCAGGAAACCTTAGGCTTTCGGTGGACAAGATTCTCACTTGTCTTTTCGCTACTTACACCGGCATTCTCACTTCCAAGCGCTCCACCGCTCTTTCCAGTACGGCTTCACTGCTGCTTGGAACGCTCCCCTACCCAAGTGGAAACCGTAAGGTTTCTCACCTGCCATAGCTTCGGTGATACGTTTAGCCCCGTTACATTTTCCGCGCAGAGTCACTCGACCAGTGAGCTATTACGCACTCTTTAAATGGTGGCTGCTTCTAAGCCAACATCCTGGTTGTCTGGGCAACTCCACATCGTTTCCCACTTAACGTATACTTGGGGACCTTAGCTGATGGTCTGGGCTGTTTCCCTTTTGACGATGGATCTTAGCACTCACCGTCTGACTCCCGGACATAAGTCATTGGCATTCGGAGTTTGACTGAGTTCGGTAACCCGATGAGGGCCCCTAGCCCAATCAGTGCTCTACCTCCAAGACTCTAAATTCCGAGGCTAGCCCTAAAGCTATTTCGGGGAGAACCAGCTATCTCCGAGTTCGATTGGAATTTCACCGCTAGCCACACCTCATCCCCGCACTTTTCAACGTGCGTGGGTTCGGGCCTCCAGTAGGTGTTACCCTACCTTCACCCTGGACATGGCTAGATCACACGGTTTCGGGTCTACGGCAGCGTACTATCGCCCTATTCAGACTCGCTTTCGCTGCGGCTCCGTCTCTTCAACTTAACCTCGCACGCTACCGTAACTCGCCGGTTCATTCTACAAAAGGCACGCCGTCACCCTTTTAACGGGCTCCGACTATTTGTAAGCACACGGTTTCAGGTACTATTTCACTCCCCTCCCGGGGTGCTTTTCACCTTTCCCTCACGGTACTGGTTCACTATCGGTCGCTAGGTAGTATTTAGCCTTAGCAGATGGTCCTGCCAGATTCACACGGGATTTCACGTGTCCCGCGCTACTCGGGGTTGGTCTCGGAGAGACGCGCGTTTAGGTTACGCGACTATCACGCTCTATGGTCAGCTTTCCCAAGCTGTTCACCTACGCGCGTCTTTTGTAACTCCATGTGAGACGCCCCACAACCCCGCCGGGTAAACCCGACGGTTTAGGCTCTTCCGCGTTCGCTCGCCACTACTGACGGAATCACTATTGTTTTCTCTTCCTCCGGCTACTTAGATGTTTCAGTTCACCGGGTCTGCCTTCTCATCACCTATGTATTCAGTGATGGATACCATCCCATTACAGATGGTGGGTTGCCCCATTCGGAGATCCCCGGATCAAAGCGTGCTTACCGCTCCCCGAGGCTTATCGCAGTTCGCTGCGTCCTTCTTCGGCTCCTAGCGCCAAGGCATCCACCGTGTGCCCTTAGTAACTTAACCACGACGCACAGGATGTGCTAGTGCATGCGTTGTCTCATGGATGAGACGAACTTAGCAGGCCATCCTTGCATTTCCGTAATTACTAAAAGTACTTACAGTTAATATCTTAGCAATTTCATGCAGTATCCAGTTTTCAAGGAACAAATGGATAGTTACTCGTAAGAGTAACTGCCTGGCAACGTCCTACTCTCCCGGCTCCCTGCGGAGCAAGTACCATCGGCGCTGGAGGGCTTAACGGCCGTGTTCGGCATGGGAACGGGTGTGTCCCCTCCGCCATCATCACCAGACTATATGAAGGAAATACTCCTTCAAAACTGAACAGCGAATGTGGCGTTACGGTCATATCTCCATAGAAAGGAGGTGATCCATCCGCACCTTCCGGTACGGATACCTTGTTACGACTTCACCCCAGTCATCTACCCCACCTTCGGCGGCTGGCTCCTTGCGGTTACCTCACCGACTTCGGGTGTTGCAAACTCCCGTGGTGTGACGGGCGGTGTGTACAAGGCCCGGGAACGTATTCACCGCGGCATGCTGATCCGCGATTACTAGCGATTCCGACTTCATGTAGGCGAGTTGCAGCCTACAATCCGAACTGAGATTGGTTTTAAGAGATTGGCGTCCTCTCGCGAGGTAGCATCCCGTTGTACCAACCATTGTAGCACGTGTGTAGCCCAGGTCATAAGGGGCATGATGATTTGACGTCATCCCCGCCTTCCTCCGTCTTGTCGACGGCAGTCTCTCTAGAGTGCCCAACTGAATGCTGGCAACTAAAGATAAGGGTTGCGCTCGTTGCGGGACTTAACCCAACATCTCACGACACGAGCTGACGACAACCATGCACCACCTGTCACCGCTGCCCCGAAGGGAAGCTCTGTCTCCAGAGCGGTCAGCGGGATGTCAAGACCTGGTAAGGTTCTTCGCGTTGCTTCGAATTAAACCACATGCTCCACCGCTTGTGCGGGCCCCCGTCAATTCCTTTGAGTTTCACTCTTGCGAGCGTACTCCCCAGGCGGAGTGCTTATTGCGTTAGCTGCGGCACTGAGGGTATTGAAACCCCCAACACCTAGCACTCATCGTTTACGGCGTGGACTACCAGGGTATCTAATCCTGTTTGCTCCCCACGCTTTCGCGCCTCAGCGTCAGTTACAGACCAGAAAGCCGCCTTCGCCACTGGTGTTCCTCCACATCTCTACGCATTTCACCGCTACACGTGGAATACCGCTTTCCTCTTCTGCACTCAAGCTACACAGTTTCCGATGCGAACCGGGGTTGAGCCCCGGGCTTTAACACCAGACTTACATAGCCGCCTGCGCGCGCTTTACGCCCAATAAATCCGGACAACGCTTGCCACCTACGTATTACCGCGGCTGCTGGCACGTAGTTAGCCGTGGCTTTCTCGTCAGGTACCGTCAAGGTACCGCCCTATTCGAACGGTACTTATTCGTCCCTAACAACAGAACTTTACAATCCGAAGACCTTCATCGTTCACGCGGCGTTGCTCCATCAGACTTTCGTCCATTGTGGAAAATTCCCTACTGCTGCCTCCCGTAGGAGTCTGGGCCGTGTCTCAGTCCCAGTGTGGCCGGTCACCCTCTCAGGTCGGCTACGCATCGTCGCCTTGGTAGGCCGTTACCCCACCAACTAGCTAATGCGCCGCAGGCCCATCTCCCAGTGATAGCCGAAGCCATCTTTTCTTTTCGAATCATGCGATCCAAAAACCTATCCGGTATTAGCATAAGTTTCCCTATGTTATCCCAGTCTGAGAGGCAGGTTGCCTACGTGTTACTCACCCGTCCGCCGCTAGCCTCCGAAGAGACTCGCTCGACTTGCATGTATTAGGCACGCCGCCAGCGTTCGTCCTGAGCCAGGATCAAACTCTCCAATAAAGTTTGTTACTGGTTCAAAGCTGGCAAATCATTTTATGATAGACTCATTAACGCTTTCGCTGTTCAGTTTTCAAGGAACATTTTGTGCCGTTCGCCCAAAGGCGACTTTTCTATCTTATCATATCGCAACTGTTTTTGCAAGAGGTTTTTTAAACCATTTCACTTCGTTCAGTAGCGACAAGATCTAATATAACAAAATCACCAGGTATAAGTCAAGCGTTTCTTTCACTTTTTTATTCGTAATTTTTCATGTGTGTTGATTGTTTTAAGCAGAATTTAAATATAAATGAAATTAGTGACGGAGTCAATAGGAAAAACGAATAGCGATTCTCTTTTTATTTCACACTATAACCGCTAGGCGTTTAAGCTGTGTAACCGTGAAGTACCCAACAAATAAACGGCGGTGTTACTATGGATCCAAAACCAACCTATGAAGAATACGAAAACGACAATTACAGTGAATTATCTACTGTAGAGTCGCAGCGCAACGAAATCCTTCAAGAAGAATTCCCTGAGGGGCCATTTGGAGCTGCCACCAACGAAACTCGTTTAGGGAAAGCAACAGGCTGGGAGCCCGGACAACATTCCACCACCACTCGATTCACTTACGAAACACGGCAGATGCATCAAGACCTTCCTCGCCAAGACCCATCCGCGCATCCCATTCATGATGATCCGAACAAAGAAGAATAAAAAAAGCCAAGCCCCCCACTTCACACAAGCAGGGGGCTTGGTCGATCTTATCAAAGAATGTATAACTACTCCTCAGCCACTACATGAGTCGTTAAGGTTCCGATCCCTTCAATGGTTACCGAAATTTCGTCACCTGGAACAACCTCACCTACGCCAGATGGAGTCCCGGTTAAAATAACATCGCCAGGGCGAAGCGTCATAACCGCAGATACAGCCTCGATCAGCTGCGGAATCGAAAAAATCAATTGGTCAGTGCGAGCATCCTGACGCACTTCCCCGTTTACTCGTGTCACGATACGCAAGTTATGATAATCCAGTTTGGCCGCAATAGCAGGTCCAAGTGGACAAAACGTATCAAAGCCTTTTGCCCGTGTCCATTGCCCATCGCTCATCTGCAGATCGCGCGCAGTCACATCAATCGCACAAGTGAATCCCAAGATATAATCTTCTGCATCCGAAGCCTTGATCTTCTTGGCCTCTTTCTTAATCACCACCGCGAGTTCGCCTTCATAATGAAGGTTCTGCGTCAGCTTTGGATAGACGATGGGCTCACCAGGTCCAATGACAGTTGTTGACGGCTTCAAAAACATCAACGGTTCTTTGGGCAGGTCAATCCCCATCTCAGCCGCATGGTCCCGGTAATTCAATCCGATGCATACGACCTTGCTTGGATCGCTTGGCGCCTTCAAAGTAACCTCATCCAAAGGCAGCTCAAGGCCCGTCATGATCGGTTTTGCTGTATGGATTTTGTAAATGTCCCCTTCAATCACGCGTACTTTCTGATCCTCTTCCACCATCCAGCCATGCTTCACCTTACCATTGCGCTCATAACGGATTATCATGGTTCCTTCTCCCCCGTGTCGCGTTTTTCTCTATACCTGAATTTAGAACAGGTCGGTTGTCGTTTCTTTTGGCTTCGTTGTAATCTCTTCGATTTCCGTTCTTGCTACCGCATCCTCTACTAACGCTTCTACATCCAGCGCTTCCTCAAATTTTGCTGCGAGGCGAGGCTTCGGCCGTGTCACAGGATTTTTCGGTGTAAACACTGTGCAGCAGTCTTCATACGGCAAAATAGACAGCTCGTACGTATCGATTTGGCGAGAAATATCCACAATGTCTACCTTGTCCATGGCGACGAGCGGTCGCAGGATTGGAATCGAAATCACCTTGTTTATCGTGTCCATGCTTTCCAAGGTTTGCGACGCGACTTGACCGAGG is from Brevibacillus brevis and encodes:
- a CDS encoding fumarylacetoacetate hydrolase family protein; translated protein: MIIRYERNGKVKHGWMVEEDQKVRVIEGDIYKIHTAKPIMTGLELPLDEVTLKAPSDPSKVVCIGLNYRDHAAEMGIDLPKEPLMFLKPSTTVIGPGEPIVYPKLTQNLHYEGELAVVIKKEAKKIKASDAEDYILGFTCAIDVTARDLQMSDGQWTRAKGFDTFCPLGPAIAAKLDYHNLRIVTRVNGEVRQDARTDQLIFSIPQLIEAVSAVMTLRPGDVILTGTPSGVGEVVPGDEISVTIEGIGTLTTHVVAEE